The Pseudobythopirellula maris genome has a window encoding:
- a CDS encoding PrsW family glutamic-type intramembrane protease, producing MGKRTHDEVHSVYDEPHLSDRFGFGSGPNAQGNDELKAERLIRRERESAPEDEAVEHTVWDEPALAGAEAPTNDEFTYSRWLERRIAETSLAKSCWATLLVALAAGPWGVIGALTSGMTGAAGSWSNLLAVALVAPVTEEITKLAVALWVVEKKPYLFKSMGQIVLCAFAGGAMFAVIENLIYIFVYVPEGNDAFRAWRWTVCTALHVGCSFIAGVGLIRIWDQTMRTRRRPELAHGMPFFAMAMIGHGLYNVGVTVAEAGGWLSFD from the coding sequence ATGGGCAAACGCACCCACGACGAGGTCCACTCGGTCTACGACGAGCCACACCTGAGCGATCGGTTCGGCTTCGGATCGGGTCCCAACGCCCAGGGGAACGACGAGCTCAAAGCCGAGCGACTCATCCGCCGTGAGCGCGAGTCGGCGCCCGAGGACGAGGCGGTCGAACACACCGTGTGGGACGAGCCCGCGCTGGCCGGCGCCGAGGCGCCCACAAATGACGAGTTCACCTACTCGCGTTGGCTCGAGCGGCGGATCGCCGAGACGTCACTCGCCAAGTCGTGCTGGGCAACGCTGCTCGTGGCGCTCGCCGCCGGGCCGTGGGGGGTGATCGGCGCCCTGACCAGCGGCATGACCGGCGCCGCCGGGAGCTGGAGCAACTTGCTCGCCGTGGCGCTCGTGGCGCCCGTCACGGAAGAGATCACGAAACTCGCCGTCGCCCTGTGGGTCGTCGAGAAGAAGCCCTACCTGTTCAAGTCGATGGGGCAGATCGTTCTCTGCGCCTTTGCCGGCGGTGCGATGTTCGCCGTCATCGAGAACCTGATCTACATCTTCGTCTACGTCCCCGAAGGAAACGACGCGTTCCGCGCCTGGCGGTGGACCGTCTGCACCGCCCTGCATGTGGGCTGCTCGTTCATCGCCGGTGTGGGGCTGATCCGCATCTGGGACCAAACGATGCGCACCCGACGACGCCCCGAACTGGCCCACGGCATGCCGTTCTTCGCGATGGCGATGATCGGCCACGGGCTCTACAACGTGGGGGTCACCGTGGCCGAGGCCGGCGGTTGGCTCAGTTTCGATTGA
- a CDS encoding YbjQ family protein: protein MTELLINIGFLLFFLSLGLIFGTAMERRHLRRLESREQAHAGFLVTQLKSYPGAVDTSVTPRMYAAEAVVATDYLKSFLSGIRKFFGGELKSYKSLLERARREAQMKVVEQAAADGYDTACNFRYITADIGGALNPKQKSVIVAMLVSATAYKRLPPQ from the coding sequence GTGACCGAGTTACTGATCAACATCGGCTTCTTGCTCTTCTTCCTCAGCCTGGGCCTGATCTTCGGCACAGCGATGGAGCGCCGCCACCTGCGGCGGCTCGAATCGCGTGAGCAGGCGCACGCCGGTTTCCTGGTCACCCAACTCAAGTCGTACCCCGGCGCCGTCGACACGAGCGTGACGCCGCGGATGTACGCCGCCGAGGCGGTGGTCGCCACCGATTACCTGAAGAGCTTTTTGTCTGGCATCCGCAAGTTCTTCGGCGGCGAATTGAAGAGCTACAAGTCGCTTCTCGAGCGCGCCCGACGCGAGGCGCAGATGAAGGTCGTCGAACAGGCGGCCGCCGACGGCTACGACACCGCGTGCAATTTCCGCTACATCACGGCCGACATCGGCGGCGCTCTGAACCCCAAGCAGAAGTCGGTCATCGTCGCGATGCTCGTCTCGGCGACGGCTTACAAGCGTCTGCCTCCGCAGTAA
- a CDS encoding YbjQ family protein, whose amino-acid sequence MIVTNTETVPGQQVVEIKGLVQGNTVRAKHAGRDIAASFKNLVGGELTGYTELLTESRRQATERMMAQATQLGANAILNVRFTTSAVTSGAAELYAYGTAVVLQAE is encoded by the coding sequence ATGATCGTCACCAACACCGAGACCGTCCCCGGCCAGCAGGTCGTGGAGATCAAGGGCCTCGTGCAGGGCAACACCGTCCGCGCCAAGCACGCCGGCCGCGACATCGCCGCCTCGTTCAAGAACCTCGTGGGCGGTGAGCTGACGGGCTACACCGAGCTGCTCACCGAGTCGCGCCGCCAGGCGACCGAGCGGATGATGGCCCAGGCCACGCAGCTGGGGGCCAACGCGATTCTCAACGTCCGCTTCACCACCAGCGCCGTCACATCCGGGGCCGCCGAGTTGTACGCTTACGGCACCGCGGTGGTCCTCCAGGCCGAGTAA
- a CDS encoding glutamine--tRNA ligase/YqeY domain fusion protein, protein MTTDGAPNDPEKPASRNFIQQQIDADLKAGGGVRVHTRFPPEPNGYLHIGHAKSICLNSGLASEYAELAQGRFNLRFDDTNPAKEEQEYVDAIMDDVRWLGADWQDRLFYTSDYFETLYGWAVALIEAGHAYVCDLTAEEMREHRGTLTEPGKESPFRTRTAAESAKLFQEMREGKHPDGAMTLRAKIDMASPNINLRDPVMYRIKHAHHQRSGDAWSIYPSYDWAHGQSDAIEGITYSICTLEFNNHRPLYDWFLDRLAELELLPKGRPRQIEFARLNLTYTVMSKRKLLQLVQEKHVAGWDDPRMPTIRGLRRRGYTGESIRAFCERIGVAKQNSMIDLVWLEDALREELNESAPRRMAVLRPLKVTLTGPGGAALEAPGGVVKECKLANHPQKPELGERTIVLGTELYVEADDFMEDAPGKFFRLKPGGAVRLRGAGVVVCDEVIKDATGAVVELRCSFDPDTNAKPTGKKVKGTIHWVPAGTAVDAEVRLYDHLFRVENPDKAEEGKTFLDHLNPDSLETLTAKVEPALADAEPGERLQFERLGYFYVDPKDSAPGAPVFNRAVTLRDTWGKTQKG, encoded by the coding sequence ATGACCACGGACGGCGCCCCCAACGACCCCGAAAAGCCCGCCTCGCGCAACTTCATCCAGCAGCAGATCGACGCCGACCTGAAGGCCGGCGGCGGCGTCCGGGTCCACACTCGGTTTCCGCCCGAGCCGAATGGCTACCTGCACATCGGCCACGCCAAATCGATCTGCCTGAACTCCGGCCTGGCGAGCGAGTACGCCGAGCTGGCTCAAGGACGCTTCAACCTCCGGTTCGACGACACGAACCCGGCCAAGGAGGAGCAGGAGTACGTCGACGCGATCATGGACGATGTCCGTTGGCTCGGCGCCGACTGGCAGGACCGGCTGTTCTACACGAGCGACTATTTCGAGACGCTCTACGGTTGGGCTGTCGCGCTCATCGAAGCGGGCCACGCCTACGTTTGCGACCTCACGGCCGAGGAGATGCGCGAGCACCGCGGCACGCTCACCGAGCCGGGCAAAGAGAGCCCCTTCCGCACGCGCACCGCGGCGGAGAGCGCCAAGCTCTTCCAGGAGATGAGAGAGGGCAAGCACCCGGACGGCGCCATGACGCTGCGGGCGAAGATCGACATGGCGTCGCCCAACATCAACCTGCGCGACCCGGTCATGTACCGCATCAAACACGCCCATCACCAGCGCAGCGGCGACGCCTGGTCGATCTATCCCTCTTACGACTGGGCCCACGGGCAGAGCGACGCGATCGAGGGGATCACGTACTCGATCTGCACGCTCGAGTTCAACAACCACCGCCCGCTCTACGACTGGTTCCTCGACCGCTTGGCCGAGCTCGAGCTGCTGCCCAAGGGCCGGCCGCGGCAGATCGAGTTCGCCCGGCTCAACCTCACCTACACGGTGATGAGCAAGCGGAAGCTGTTGCAGCTCGTGCAGGAGAAGCACGTCGCCGGCTGGGACGACCCCCGTATGCCGACGATCCGCGGCCTGCGCCGGCGTGGGTACACGGGCGAGTCGATCCGGGCGTTCTGCGAACGGATCGGCGTGGCCAAGCAGAACAGCATGATCGACTTGGTTTGGCTCGAAGACGCGTTGCGCGAGGAGCTCAACGAGTCGGCGCCGCGGCGGATGGCGGTCCTCAGGCCCCTGAAGGTAACGCTCACCGGCCCCGGCGGCGCAGCCCTTGAAGCCCCCGGCGGGGTGGTCAAGGAATGCAAGCTCGCCAACCATCCGCAGAAACCCGAGTTGGGCGAGCGTACCATCGTGCTCGGCACGGAGCTCTATGTCGAAGCGGACGACTTTATGGAAGACGCCCCCGGCAAGTTCTTCCGCCTCAAACCGGGGGGCGCCGTGCGGCTGCGCGGGGCGGGTGTGGTGGTGTGCGACGAGGTGATCAAAGACGCCACGGGCGCCGTGGTCGAGCTGCGTTGCTCGTTCGACCCCGACACGAACGCCAAGCCCACGGGCAAGAAGGTGAAGGGGACCATCCATTGGGTCCCAGCCGGCACGGCCGTGGACGCCGAGGTGCGGCTCTACGATCACCTTTTCCGGGTGGAGAACCCCGACAAGGCGGAAGAGGGAAAAACCTTCCTCGACCACCTGAACCCCGATTCGCTTGAGACCCTCACCGCCAAAGTTGAGCCCGCACTGGCCGACGCCGAACCGGGCGAGCGGCTGCAGTTCGAGCGGCTCGGCTACTTTTATGTCGACCCCAAGGACTCGGCGCCCGGCGCCCCGGTCTTCAACCGGGCGGTCACGCTGCGTGACACCTGGGGAAAAACTCAGAAGGGGTAG
- a CDS encoding TetR/AcrR family transcriptional regulator, which yields MQGRPRQFDKDEALEAAMRVFWDRGFHGATCGELLSEMGINAGSMYAAFGDKESLFAQAMRLYVDEVTTRTGDILSKPGSPLQNVRDLVGVWRQKFTEPGNRGCLICLALVNGEGADCEAVCIARSARDSLTKRLEQCFREAGEQGELPEGLDPLGAALFFANMLQGLSVMARNGAKPRDLRAVVDTSLRLLD from the coding sequence GTGCAAGGCCGCCCCCGACAATTCGACAAGGACGAGGCGCTCGAAGCGGCGATGCGCGTCTTCTGGGACCGTGGCTTCCACGGCGCCACCTGCGGCGAATTGCTCTCCGAGATGGGCATCAACGCCGGCAGCATGTACGCCGCCTTCGGCGACAAGGAGAGCCTGTTCGCTCAAGCGATGCGGCTCTACGTCGATGAGGTGACGACCAGGACCGGCGACATTCTTTCCAAGCCGGGCAGCCCGCTGCAGAACGTTCGCGACCTGGTGGGCGTGTGGCGGCAGAAGTTCACCGAGCCCGGCAACCGCGGCTGCCTGATCTGCTTGGCGCTGGTCAACGGCGAGGGCGCCGATTGCGAAGCGGTTTGCATCGCCCGCTCGGCCCGCGACTCGCTCACCAAGCGGCTCGAGCAGTGTTTCCGCGAGGCGGGCGAGCAGGGCGAACTGCCCGAGGGGCTCGACCCGTTGGGCGCAGCGTTGTTCTTCGCCAACATGCTGCAGGGCCTTTCCGTGATGGCCCGCAACGGGGCCAAGCCCCGTGATCTGCGCGCGGTGGTCGATACCTCGCTGCGGCTGCTGGACTGA